The stretch of DNA CCCCCTCGGTAAAATTGCTTCATTCGGCAACCAAAACCTTGATTGCCGCTGGATTATTAGATAATCCCTTACCTTCAGTTTTTGTATGATCAAGATGGAATCAATTAAGATGCCCAAAGAAGATACCTAGCTTATTCATATACGTTCTGGGCTTAGCGGGTTCTTTCCTTGTTGATCCTTCCTGAGAGATTGGACCTGGTTTCCCTGCTTGGTTGTGCAGTTATTTGATTCCTAATTTGATTGGTCAATCAGATTGGTTGGAGATGGCGGAATTGGCCGAGCCGCGGGTGTACAGCTGCCGCCATTGCCGGAACCGCGTCTGCCTCCACGACGATATCATCTCCAAGGCCTTCCAGGTGAACAACTTCACTAAGGGAAGGATAATTTATTTGCTTCTTGTCCTTACTGACGACTTTGGCCCCTGCGTTCGGGATCAAGAGTTGACAGACCTTAATAATCAATAAATATAGGAACTTAGATGGACCAGTTATGCTATACTGGTTGGGGATGTCATGCTAAAATTACTAGTAGTAAGTACTTGTCAACTAGCTAGGGACTTTAAATTGGCTCATCAACTGCAGTGGAGAGGTCCGACAATACAATATGAGAACGTTTCTGTAGCTGATCAGTTTAGCTAGCATTTGTTTTTCTATACTTACATAGTGGAGTTTCAGTTAACCAGATATACtacttttttttttgcggggaaccAAAGATACTACTGTGATCTATCTATATGCACAATTCAGATGTTGAGACCTCGATACGCTATGCTATGATCTGTCTATCTCAATTTTGATTGTGTTTGGAGGATAAATACAATACTaatactatctctcctttgctTGCTCTTTTGGATGTTGTAATAGGGGAGGAATGGCTGCGCATTTCTCTCCTCTCACGCCATGAACATCACCACGGGGGCCAAGGAGGACAGGCAGTTCATGACGGGGCTTCACACGGTCGCCGACATCCACTGCCGTGACTGCCGCGAGGTGCTCGGATGGAAGTACGAGAGAGCCTACGAGGAATCCCAAAAGTACAAGGAAGGCAAGTTCATATTTGAAAAGGACAAGATCGTGCAGAAGAATAGGTAAGGAATGGAAAAGAGATTCAACCAACCATGTGCCAGCCAAAATGTTCTTATGGATCATCCATGCCTTTGTACATAGCAGTTCGTTTTCTTCTTTTTGAAACTACCAGTCTGTCGGTGTTATTTCCATGCCATTTGTAATCTGCAATGGTAATTAGTCATCGTTTAGTCATTCCGGTTTATGTATTCTACTACTCTGGAGCACCACATACTAGTACTTGTCCACTATCATTGTGTGGTTGTTAGGTTCCTAATTCAATTGGTGAATCGGATTGGTTGCAGCAGAGAGATGGCGGAACTGGTTGGGCCGCGGGTGTACAGCTGCCGCCATTGCCGGAACCACGTCTGCCTCCATGACGATATTATCTCCAAGGCCTTCCAGGTGAACAACTTCACCCAGGGAAGGataatttattttcttttccttGGTCATTACTGACTTTGGGCCTTTGGGCCTATGTTAGGGATCAAGAGTGGAAAGGCAGAGCTTAATCAATAAATAGGAACTTAGATGGACCAGTAATATATGTTGGGCTGGTTGTGGATGCCGAGCTAAAACCAGTAATAGTATCCACTAGCAGTTTTAAATAGGTCCATTCATCAACTGTGGTGGAGAGGTCCAACAATCTGAGAACGAACGTCTATGTAGCTGACTCTAGCTAGCATTTGTGTTTCTACATTTAAATAGCGGAGTTTCCTTCGGTTAACCAGAGAGAAATACTGTGATCTATCTGTACCAGCAGTTAGTCATCTGAGGCTGTCACATGAACTCCATTCAGATGCTGAGACCGCGATATGCTATGATCTGTCCATCTCAACTTTGATTGTGTTTGGAGGATAAATACATACTGATACTGTCTCTCCTTTGCTCTTTTGGCTGCTGTTGTGAATATGGAGTAGCCTGTGGCAAAAGAGTACTATGGGGCCACTGTGGCCTTCCATTAATATGAGAAACACACTATGGGGCCACTGTGGcctctgactggttctcttgatGAGCCTGCATTCGGCGACGAAGAGATCCTAGCCTCCAACAACAGTACATGCTCCAATTGGTGCTGATGCACACAAGTCGCATTGCTGGCAATAGACGGCAAAGGAGGTTGACAGAAGCACTGATTTGCAGCTCTTGCAAGTATGAGGATTTGAGAAGAACAGACCATCAAATAAATAGATGGGAGGCTGGGAGTGGAACTCTACCTATCACGTTGTTCATCGCAACGGACTATTTGAGGGGAAATCGCGAAAAATTATAGGGATTAGGAGTGGAACATTAGCAAGGAGTGAAGATGTACGAGGATTTAGGACTTGAGAAAGAGGAACTGTGACAGTGGTTGGAGGAAGACGAAGAGTGAGAGAGAGCCGTGCGAGCGTCTCGTTGGCTGGGTTTTCATTACCTAGAGAATAGTAGCACTCGTACATTGCATCCAACATTGATTATTTAACCACCAATGCTTATACGTACTAATTACTTGTACTTCCTACTGATTTGGGGGCCCCGCTGAAGTGGGGGCCCTGTGCAGGCGCACACCCTGCACAGTTGCCTGGTACGGGCCTGAACCAAACGTAGCGTTTGTAGTGGCCCTCCAAACGGCTTCCATATGGTGTGATCGTCACAGGAACTGCTTCTGGTCATACGTGTTCTCATGGAAGAACTTTGCGGTAGGATCATGCAGAATGTAACAGAATGTCTCCAAGAGTCGTTTGAGAGCCATCTGCATGGATGGCCTTTGCTGCGGATCCACAACGGGGCAATCGATACCCAGCCTGAATACAATTGCCATGTCCTCCATGTACCGCGTTTGATCTGGGATCGGAAAGCCATTTTCACATGGAGATATTCACTCTTGAACTTCTCCAGTTGTCCTCCATGTATTTCTCAGTTAAGTTGTGCACCCAAATCGCCAAATTACCATCAGCTCCAGCTTCATTGGCCACCTGCTCCGCGACGAGTTCCAGCAATGTCACGCCGAAACTGTAAGTGTCAACTTTCTAAAAATTAGCGCCCGTTACCCCGCACTTAGCTATGTCTCCGATCGGCATCCTCGTAAGCGATATGTATACCTTGAATTTTGTTTCTAAGTTTCTGTTATGTTAGTATAATAATGGAAACAATCAGTATCAACTTCACTGATAGAAACTGATTGCGAACACACAGATTAAGGAAACAACAAAAGCACCCACAATGTCTCAACTCTCAACTTATTCAATACACACGCATGGTATATAACAAGCAACTACACAGAACAACTCTTTCACATGTAAACTGTAAGCAAGACTATCGAGGGTAGCTGCCAGACAGCAGATATTCTTCTTCTTGACTATATTGTCTACTCACGTTCTCTGAGCTTGTCCTTCTTATAGATGATGTATATCTCATTGCCGAATAACTCCCCTCATTTGTTTTTGCCAGTAAATCATCCCTAACCCGAACACGCTCTTTGGGTCCTTGAAGGGCCTCCAGTGTCATCTCCACTGACCTCATGGTTGGTCGCTCCTCCGCTCTTAGTTTCGTGCACGACACAGCTAGAGCAGCTACTTCCTCAACTTGGCTACCTCCCTCCTCCATGACCTGTGGATCCAGTATTTCTTCCAATTTACCTCCTGAAAGTAGTTCAATAAACTGTGCAACAAGCCCATCACCTTTGGACGATCTATATGTAATTGGCATCTTCCTCGTaagcaactcaacaagaactACTCCAAAGCTATAAACGTCACTTTTTTCTGTTAGCCGGCCACAGTAAAAGTACATAGGATCTAAATACCCTAAAGTTCCTTGCACCGCTGTTGTTATCCCTGTTTGATCCCTAGGAATGTGCCTTGAAGCTCCAAAGTCAGACACCTTTGCTGTCAAAGCATCATCAAGAAGTATATTGGTAGACTTGATATCTCTGTGTATCACGGGGACGGAAACACCCGAGTGAAGGTAAGCAAGAGCTTTGCCAATTTCTGTTGCAATCCTTAATATGTCTTGCCATGGTATTGATCTTAGTGGTGTCTTATGAAGATAATCACATAGGGTTCCATTGGAAATGAACTCATAAGCCAATAAAGGGACTTCTGTCTCGAGACAACATCCAAAAAGTTTTACGATGTTCCTATGATTGATTTGTGAGAGTATGGCAACTTCATTTATAAACTCGTTAATCTCACTCTTGACCACAATATTTGACTTTTTGATGGCCACAACATGCAAGTCTGACAAAATTCCTTTGTATACGGTACCGTGCCCGCCACCACCAAGCTTACGAGTTGGATGAAAGTTGTTTGTGGCCTTTTTCAGCTCCTTTAATGGGATGATCATCCTTTCTGCAATGTCTGACCTATGAGATACCAATTGCTGCAACAGTTGTCCACGATTTTCATTGAAGAACCTCTGTCGCAACTTTTGTTCCTTTTGATGTTTAAGCTTGCGAATTATTATCTTTGAGCCGATAAACAGAAGTAGAATAATTGGGCCACTTGAAACTGATAGACCAATGATTAAACCTGCAAAAAACAGATCGATGGGGCATGTATTTAGGGTTTGAGATGGCATAACTCAAATAAGTGAGGGAAGAGATATGAGGTTGGATCCAGGATGGAAAGTCTTGGTAAAAGGAGAGATACCAGCACACCGATAATCAACCGGTTATACCAAATTCAAATTTCTAAAAGTTCAAAATTTTGACCAAAATTTATCTCATATTCCAGTAACCCAACTAATAGGAGGGCCAGTAATTAACCTCGACAAGTCCGATAACCAGCAAGTTACCAAAATCCTAGGTGGATCACAAGGCAAATGATGCAAATAAGAGTGTGTGCGGCCAGAGAGAGTTTTGACTTCTGTTTCAAAATTTTGGATTGGATTTATCTATTAGTACCAATGTCTAATTATATAGTGTCATGGCACATTTAATTGTACATATATTCTAGATGGCTTTATTTGTTTCTTCTATGGATATGAAATGCTTGCTTATTGATTGtgtatttttttcttcttctataACAGATGGTGGTACTCCATTCTTATATAATTGTGTTCTACAACCATTTTATTTAGGGGTTGTTGTCACTTGCAATAATATATTTCTACAACCTAAATTTCTTAGCAGAAGTTTGAATATTTTTTACATTGCCTAACTGATTATTAGCTTCTTTTTCATGCAGTATACTCTTTTTGCATGGTTCACGAGCTAATACACATAGAGCTTACTCACGTGAGAATACTGATTGCATTCAAGAAAACAAAAGGGAGTTGGTAAATATGGTTGGGAATGAATGATATCTTTGcacctactccctcctttccaaaAGGTTATTTTATAGGCTTGTTTTAAGTCAAACTTCTTTAAGTTTTGATCAATCCTAAAGAAAAATATACCAACATCTATGACACCAAATAAATACATCGTGACATCGTATTTCATAATTGATCGAAGGAAGGTAAGGTATAATGGTGCTCACCTGTGTGTATGGACTTGACACAGCCTAATGGTTGGGTGGCGTTGCCTTGAAATCCTCGTCGGCACCTGCAGTCGAAAGATCCATCCATGTTGGTACACTTGCCGAAGCATGAATGTGACTGTGGCTGTTTGCACTCGTCGATATCTACATAAAACACGTAATTAAACATGAAGACAAGTTGATCATCCAAatctaaaaggaagaaaaggcAAATTCAACTGCGTTTGCACTCGAGAATTAGCAAAACTCATAGAAATTACTTACCTGTGCATCCGTTATCAAGGTATGGGTTGCCCTCGTATCCTTTCTTGCATTTGCAAAAATACCCCATCCCATTGGTGGAATTCGCGCACTCGCTGTGCTTGCTCACGCAAGCGTATCCCGGTGATTCTCTCGCCAGGGGGCATGACAAGGAGTTATTGCCGTTGCGGATGGCCCAGTCGAGCCAAAGCGGCATTCTCCACGGCTTGGCCGGGTCCGGCGTCCTCTTCAAGTCGGCGGCCTGGAATACATAGTGATTCCTCTCCACAATGAAGGCGTGGTTGCAGGGGCTGAAGTCCATGCCTGCATGCGGCCAATCGCCGAACGTCATCCTGGTGTCGAGGAGGGCTTGCGGGATACCGACGCGGCAGCAGCCGACGCCATTGCACTTTCGGTCGCGCGCGCTCTTGGTACTGTTGCAGTAGGCCACACACCCGCTGAAATACGAGTATGATTCTGGATTTTGGCGTCGTCGACTTCCTCTGCCGGCGTAGATGAACGCGTCGCAGCCCAGGACGAAGAGCTCGTTGGCGGTGTCGGAGATGCGGTACACACCCACCGGGTTGACTCTCAGCTGGCCGTCAAATCTGTTGGTCATGTTACCGGTCGCGTCAAAGCACTGGTAAGCCACTGGCACCATCACCCGGACCCTCGCGCGGGGTGTCACGGTCAGGTTCAACACGAGTATGGGCTCGGAGCGCATCTTCGCATCCGTCAGGAATGGCTTATCGGCGCCGCCGCCGGTCATGTTGTTGC from Triticum urartu cultivar G1812 unplaced genomic scaffold, Tu2.1 TuUngrouped_contig_4823, whole genome shotgun sequence encodes:
- the LOC125528370 gene encoding protein yippee-like At4g27745 isoform X2, encoding MGNFASSDASSVKEAQRVSATSSTPPVNCCRVPKDSRTRRTHHWDSGSIQDWLEMAELAEPRVYSCRHCRNRVCLHDDIISKAFQGRNGCAFLSSHAMNITTGAKEDRQFMTGLHTVADIHCRDCREVLGWKYERAYEESQKYKEGKFIFEKDKIVQKNREMAELVGPRVYSCRHCRNHVCLHDDIISKAFQVNNFTQGRIIYFLFLGHY
- the LOC125528370 gene encoding uncharacterized protein LOC125528370 isoform X1, yielding MGNFASSDASSVKEAQRVSATSSTPPVNCCRVPKDSRTRRTHHWDSGSIQDWLEMAELAEPRVYSCRHCRNRVCLHDDIISKAFQGRNGCAFLSSHAMNITTGAKEDRQFMTGLHTVADIHCRDCREVLGWKYERAYEESQKYKEGKFIFEKDKIVQKNSREMAELVGPRVYSCRHCRNHVCLHDDIISKAFQVNNFTQGRIIYFLFLGHY
- the LOC125528370 gene encoding protein yippee-like At4g27745 isoform X4 yields the protein MGNFASSDASSVKEAQRVSATSSTPPVNCCRVPKDSRTRRTHHWDSGSIQDWLEMAELAEPRVYSCRHCRNRVCLHDDIISKAFQGRNGCAFLSSHAMNITTGAKEDRQFMTGLHTVADIHCRDCREVLGWKYERAYEESQKYKEGKFIFEKDKIVQKNREMAELVGPRVYSCRHCRNHVCLHDDIISKAFQGSRVERQSLINK
- the LOC125528369 gene encoding wall-associated receptor kinase 2-like yields the protein MAWILVLLPLAASAITASSSLVKPGCQARCGEVDILYPFGIGAGCFRRGFQIGCNNMTGGGADKPFLTDAKMRSEPILVLNLTVTPRARVRVMVPVAYQCFDATGNMTNRFDGQLRVNPVGVYRISDTANELFVLGCDAFIYAGRGSRRRQNPESYSYFSGCVAYCNSTKSARDRKCNGVGCCRVGIPQALLDTRMTFGDWPHAGMDFSPCNHAFIVERNHYVFQAADLKRTPDPAKPWRMPLWLDWAIRNGNNSLSCPLARESPGYACVSKHSECANSTNGMGYFCKCKKGYEGNPYLDNGCTDIDECKQPQSHSCFGKCTNMDGSFDCRCRRGFQGNATQPLGCVKSIHTGLIIGLSVSSGPIILLLFIGSKIIIRKLKHQKEQKLRQRFFNENRGQLLQQLVSHRSDIAERMIIPLKELKKATNNFHPTRKLGGGGHGTVYKGILSDLHVVAIKKSNIVVKSEINEFINEVAILSQINHRNIVKLFGCCLETEVPLLAYEFISNGTLCDYLHKTPLRSIPWQDILRIATEIGKALAYLHSGVSVPVIHRDIKSTNILLDDALTAKVSDFGASRHIPRDQTGITTAVQGTLGYLDPMYFYCGRLTEKSDVYSFGVVLVELLTRKMPITYRSSKGDGLVAQFIELLSGGKLEEILDPQVMEEGGSQVEEVAALAVSCTKLRAEERPTMRSVEMTLEALQGPKERVRVRDDLLAKTNEGSYSAMRYTSSIRRTSSENVSRQYSQEEEYLLSGSYPR
- the LOC125528370 gene encoding protein yippee-like At4g27745 isoform X5; protein product: MAELAEPRVYSCRHCRNRVCLHDDIISKAFQGRNGCAFLSSHAMNITTGAKEDRQFMTGLHTVADIHCRDCREVLGWKYERAYEESQKYKEGKFIFEKDKIVQKNSREMAELVGPRVYSCRHCRNHVCLHDDIISKAFQVNNFTQGRIIYFLFLGHY
- the LOC125528370 gene encoding protein yippee-like At4g27745 isoform X3 → MGNFASSDASSVKEAQRVSATSSTPPVNCCRVPKDSRTRRTHHWDSGSIQDWLEMAELAEPRVYSCRHCRNRVCLHDDIISKAFQGRNGCAFLSSHAMNITTGAKEDRQFMTGLHTVADIHCRDCREVLGWKYERAYEESQKYKEGKFIFEKDKIVQKNSREMAELVGPRVYSCRHCRNHVCLHDDIISKAFQGSRVERQSLINK